The Prionailurus bengalensis isolate Pbe53 chromosome D2, Fcat_Pben_1.1_paternal_pri, whole genome shotgun sequence genome window below encodes:
- the SLC18A3 gene encoding vesicular acetylcholine transporter, whose product MEPAAPAGQARGAASKLSEAMGAVLQDPRRQRRLVLVIVCVALFLDNMLYMVIVPIVPDYIAHMHKAGRPTTSPKVHTLQAPTPASGSDNMGNTSESPTESEDVKIGVLFASKAILQLLVNPLSGPFIDRMSYDVPLLIGLGVLFASTVLFAFAEDYAMLFAARSLQGLGSAFADTSGIAMIADKYPEEPERSRALGVALAFISFGSLVAPPFGGFLYGFAGKPVPFLVLAAVSLLDALLLLVVAKPFSAVTRARANLPVGTPIHRLMLDPYIAVVAGALTTCNIPLAFLEPTIATWMEHTMAASEWQTGMAWLPAFVPHVLGVYLTVRLAARYPHLQWLYGALGLAVIGASSCVVPACRSFAPLVISLCGLCFGIALVDTALLPTLAFLVDVRHVSVYGSVYAIADISYSVAYALGPIVAGHIVHSLGFVQLSLGMGLANLLYAPVLLLLRNVGLLRRSRSERDVLLDEPPQGLYDAVRLRERPVADPDGAPRSPSGPFDECEDVYNNYYTHS is encoded by the coding sequence ATGGAACCCGCGGCGCCCGCGGGCCAGGCCCGGGGGGCAGCCAGCAAGCTGTCGGAGGCGATGGGCGCAGTGCTGCAGGATCCTCGGCGGCAGCGGCGCCTGGTGCTGGTCATCGTGTGCGTGGCTCTCTTCTTGGACAACATGCTGTACATGGTCATCGTGCCCATCGTGCCCGACTACATTGCCCACATGCATAAGGCCGGCAGGCCCACCACGAGCCCCAAAGTGCACACCCTGCAGGCGCCCACTCCAGCCAGTGGCAGTGACAACATGGGCAACACCTCAGAGTCCCCGACGGAGAGTGAGGACGTGAAGATCGGGGTGCTGTTTGCCTCCAAGGCCATCCTGCAGCTGCTGGTGAACCCCCTGAGTGGGCCCTTCATTGACCGTATGAGCTACGACGTGCCGCTGCTTATCGGCCTGGGTGTCTTGTTCGCCTCCACCGTGCTGTTCGCGTTCGCGGAGGACTATGCTATGCTCTTCGCTGCACGCAGCCTGCAAGGCCTGGGCTCAGCCTTTGCGGATACGTCCGGCATTGCCATGATCGCCGACAAGTATCCTGAAGAGCCGGAGCGCAGTCGTGCGTTGGGCGTGGCACTGGCCTTCATCAGCTTCGGGAGTCTGGTGGCGCCACCCTTCGGGGGCTTCCTCTACGGGTTCGCGGGCAAGCCTGTGCCCTTTCTGGTGCTCGCCGCTGTTTCGCTGCTCGACGCGCTGTTGCTGCTGGTGGTGGCCAAGCCCTTCTCGGCCGTGACGCGGGCGCGGGCCAACCTGCCGGTAGGCACACCCATCCACCGCCTCATGCTGGACCCTTACATCGCCGTGGTGGCCGGGGCACTCACCACCTGCAACATCCCCCTCGCCTTCCTCGAGCCCACCATCGCCACGTGGATGGAGCACACGATGGCGGCGTCTGAATGGCAGACGGGCATGGCCTGGCTGCCAGCTTTCGTGCCGCATGTGCTAGGTGTCTACCTCACCGTGCGCCTGGCGGCGCGCTATCCACACCTGCAGTGGCTGTACGGAGCACTAGGGCTGGCAGTGATCGGCGCCAGCTCTTGCGTGGTGCCTGCCTGCCGCTCCTTCGCACCACTGGTGATCTCACTCTGCGGCCTCTGCTTCGGCATCGCGCTAGTTGACACGGCACTGCTGCCCACGCTCGCCTTTCTCGTGGACGTGCGCCACGTCTCGGTCTACGGCAGCGTCTATGCCATCGCCGACATCTCCTATTCCGTGGCCTATGCTCTCGGGCCCATAGTGGCGGGGCACATAGTGCACTCGCTTGGTTTTGTGCAACTTAGCCTTGGCATGGGCCTGGCCAACCTGCTCTACGCGCCGGTCCTGCTGCTGCTGCGCAACGTGGGCCTCCTGAGGCGCTCCCGCTCTGAGCGCGATGTGCTGCTGGATGAGCCACCGCAGGGTCTGTATGATGCTGTGCGCCTGCGTGAGCGCCCTGTGGCCGACCCAGACGGCGCCCCTCGAAGCCCTTCGGGCCCCTTTGACGAGTGCGAGGACGTCTACAACAATTACTACACCCACAGCTAG